In the genome of Brachypodium distachyon strain Bd21 chromosome 3, Brachypodium_distachyon_v3.0, whole genome shotgun sequence, the window TTTCATTAAACTTAACTGCTGCTTGTAATATGTTCTCGTATGGACAGTCCTTTCACTTAATTTTACTGATCCGTTGAACATGGTTCGCGCATGGAGAGAGTCAGGTCAGAACCAGTCCCCTCTATCAAAAGAAAGTACCGTCAAGGAAATCATTAAGCGTTTCAGTACCTACTTAATTAACACGGCCTGGCCCAAATGACAGGCGCAGTTCTCCATAAACTGCAGAACATCCGCATGATTAAGCTATGGTGCCTCATTACATGCCAAATGATTTCATAGTGCTACTACCAAAACATACATAAATCATCAGTTCAAATTCTAAAGCAACCAGCAAAACAGCAAAACCACATGCCAACCACACAAGCACACCTCAAATCCTCAATCATACAACCATACGAACTATAGATGTACTACTACTGTTGTATTCCTAGAGCTGCAAAATTGTAACCCTCAAGGTACCCTTTGACCTTCCTtggttcaaccaaatgaattaaaatttcaaaaaaattggttgAACTACGAAAGGTCAAAAGATACCCTGAGAGTCACCATGCATGTTGCGTCTCTGTGTATTCCATAAAAGAAAGGACAAGCATGGCTGATGTATTACCAGAAACAGCATCAACATGCACACCTGATGCCCCTGGAGGTCCGGTGCTACAATCTGATAATCCGTCCTAGCCGTCGCCAGCCTATCAACAAGTCAGAAACCATTCTGGTTAGAGTAGTTAGGGCTCATCTGATTTGCAAGAATTTTTAGAGGATTTTTGGGCTGCTTGCCaaaagaagaacagagatggcGGCCGACGGGGTTTGAAGCGCGTGGTGGCGAGGCGCGACATGGGGGCtggcagcgacggcggcggcatgggaAGCATTGTCGCCGTGGACCATGAGCTGCCCCATCCGCCTCACGCGCAGGCACAGGCGGCCAAAGGCCGGGTCAGTGGGGAAGAAACCGCCATGTCCATCTCCGCCACACCGCGCACCAAATCCGCCGGCAAAGCACCGGATCAGCCGCTGCTGCGCCCGGCGACCTCCCTGCGTTGCACATGACCCTCACCCGTCGCGCGCAGAATGACCCGGTGAATGGATCGAGCGCGGGGATGCTTAAGGATGGGGATCGTACGAGGTAGGGTAGGTGGCTGGGGGGAatggagggagagatatttacGGTGGAGAGACGCAATGAATTCCAACATGCTGTTCGAACTGGCCAGACGAGACTTGTTCGTACTGCTACATCAATCACAATTTCTCCTGTGCCAGCCCATCGCACACACCCTTTGTGTCCTGTACCTGTAGATTCAAACGTTCCTAGGTAGAAAAACATGGACAGCCCGGTAGTTTACACTGTTTTCTACATACTCCTGGACCAAACATTAGCGGGTCGCCTTGACACAGTAGACCAAATCAAGTGAGACCATTGGTCTACGTTACCGAGATCCATGGATCCCATGAGCCAAAAATCCTTGCCCTAGTAGAACGGTCTTACCATCTAAGTAGAACGTCCTTGCTCTAGAACGATTTAAACCAACCAGGCTCAATTGCACTGGATTATCTTTTTCTCGGAATGACTGAGTTTCATCTCTTTATTGCTTCCGTCTCTTCATGTAGTTCGGTTGCACTGCGTAACGATCTAGAAACCCAAGCCAACATTGACAAACAAAATCAGCATAATATGGCAGCACTTGccattgatgaaatatacCAAAATCCGCAATGATCAGAAAAAGATGGAACATCAATCGACCTAGTCCACGAAAAAGCCACAACCTTTGCGCTAGTTTATCACCCATTGCGACAGCCAAATTGCaaataaaaagagagaagagCACATACTCGACAGTAAGAATGCCATCGCTCTAGTTGATCACagatcacatcacatcaccaCAAATTGTCGATCAATCTCACCTCCCCGCTCTCTACCTCAACGCCAACACCGTCACCTCTCTCCTCTCACGGGCTTCGCGGGAGTATGCAAGGAGTGAACACACTTGTTCGACCAAACCGACATAGGCGAGCAACACCACCTCAATCATGCAGATGGCCAAGTGGTGGCTATTTGAGAAAGAAACATGAAATATAATGGTGGTTAAGTGATATAGAGTGCATAACGGTTAaggttttgtgatatttatgAAACTAACTTATAATATATCAGCGTTATGTATCCAAGATTGTCCAAAGCGTGGGGCTAAACTAGATCAAGCATGGAAACTTAGGGCTAATCCTTTGTtagctgctccctccgttccataattcttgactcaaatttgtccaaaagtggatgtatctattcctaaaaaacatctagatacatgtactatttcgacaagaattatgaaatggagagagtaattttttttttgccaaatcaCTAATGATTTGTACACGTATTAGTTACCACACACCTAGGCCTACAGCCTTAAGGCATCTCCAAGGACACTAGCCAAACATTTGCCATTTGTCTGTTTTTGTCCACGGACAAGAAAATGCAACCCAATGAAACCCAATCCGTTAGTTTGTCCGCGGACTAGCCAAACTCAAGCCAAATTTGGCGAGCCCGACACTGTCTGCGAAGAACGCCACATCAGCATATTTGGTTAAAAATAAtgtttgctttcttttctctttctcctctgTCCTCTCCCCCGCGCCTGCTTCTCTCATGCTTGTTCCCGTGCCTCCCCTCCACCTCCATCTCCAATGCTGCTCCTCATCCCTTCCACCTCCTGCTGCAGTGCCCGAgcttctcctcgccgccgccccgctaCGCCATGGAAGACAACCTCCCCCGCTGACTTCCCGCCCGCCGCTGACCGCAGCAAGCCGGCAATGGGCGCAGCGACGAGCCGCGGCACGCATGCTGAagcaagccgccgccgctgctgtccTGCTCGTGCCGGCCGCACCACCCCATCCACCATCTGCTGCAGCACCCGGGCGCCGCCCTATTCAGCATGCCGGCCGAGGCGGCCACAATGAAGGCTGTTGTGTTCAATTGGCAGGCGCCCGCAACCTGTTCGACAATTTGCCCAACAGACATCTGTTAGCAATCGCATTAAGCTAGGTGACTTGAAGACAGTAGGTGATCTTCAGTTTGCTTCTGAAGCCGTAGATGGAGGGTTTCATGCCAATGTTTGGTGCAAGAATAGGTTGTACTCCACATTAAGCTAGGTGATCGAAAACAGTTTGCTTTGAACCAATGTGTCACTTGAAAACTGTCATTTGTATTTAGTAATTTGAGGTATTTGGACTTTGTcattcaaaatatttgaactATGTTATCTCAATCAATTTGGGCTCTACTATTTAACTTTGAATTGATATTGTTGATGCATAGTTGTTTGCTAATAGAATTGATCGAGAAATGGGTGTGAACAATTTAAAATGTGGACATTTAGCTAGTGTTCATTGGATGATGTGGTAAATGAACACTTGCCAAATTGTCCAGACAATGGACAACCGGACGGGTGGCATGTCCATTTGGCTACtcacccttggagatgcccttagtTGCCCTGGGTGTGGTTCCGCCCTCCCAAGAATAGTCGCCATTCATGGAGAGGTACTCAGATAAAACACGCAGAAATGATGCTTGCCCCCGAAAGCAGTCACGACACTTTCACAAAGAAATTAATGTAATCTACTTGCTCCCTCGAGTACTTCAGTTAAACTGTAATAACCAGCAAAATCGATCTACTTTTTTTCCAGCGACAACTGCAAATCCTCTACAAGTTCTTCATATATCTTTGACCTTGCTCCTTTTAAGTATATGACGCATCTGCAAGAATTGCATTGCCTGCctgcatatttgaatttgaCTGTTAAGCAAAGAAGTCCACATATAGGCCTCTAAGTGGCCCGCATTTGAAATAACtcacaagaaagaaaaaaaaggaagcatGGCGTTGCAGTATAATTGGGACTATCTGATCCACCTGATGTTCAATAGTTAGATATTTTAATATAACAGTATCAATGAGATATATTGCAGCGAGGAATTGAAAATCATCATGAGGCCAACATTTCAAACTAGACCTGAATGTAACCaaatagaaaaaatctgaTACCGTAAATCATCTTCGATGTGGTCATTCCAAGGATCCAATTTAAGACCATCAAGCAATGCGCTACATGCTTTTTCATAATCCTGTACATAAAGTTAGCACACAAAAAATATGGATTCACTACAGAAAATGCAGAACTAAGCGGAACAAATTATTCCACCTTCAGTAACATTAGAGCAATTCCTTGGAGGTGGCAGGCCTTTGGCCAGTCAGGACGCATCCTCCTGCAAGCTTCAGCATCCTTCAAGGCCTTCTGCCCTTCATCCAACTGAAACCAGCAAAGGCTCCTACCTGAGAATAAGAATGCATCATCGGGGTCGAGATCCCCGCCTACAACCAATACACAGGATAACAATTAACACAATTCTGAGCATAATTTTTAGATTCACTCGTAAAAAATTGGCACACCAGGTGAATCACAAAAGGTAATTGAAGTTCAACCAAATGTTTGCAGCAAACGCAAGTCATAGTTGGAAACATTAACTTGCAAGCATTTCAGTGAAAAACTGCTCACTATGCGCCTGGATGCAGCTCAAAGTATTGAACACATAAAATCCAACAATTAGAGGTAATTTTTTGACACGTCAGTGGAATTTGACAAGAAAATTGAAATATAGACAGTGATTGTGTGTGTTCAAACTTGACTGCATACCCTAATTCACGACTTCATGTCATTGCATACTGTAAGCAAGGCGATGCTATTCATTGGATTCACTATTGgatactactacctccgttcctaaaattaaaatgttctagctttgtcccaAGTTAaacttcaagtttgaccaagtttacaGAAATATATACtaacatctacaatatcaaataagtatattatgaagatatatataatGATGGATTGAatgaaactaatttagagttacagatgttggtagatttttcaataaacttggtcaaactttaagtttgacttatgacaaagctagaacatcttatatttaggaaaggagggagtacatgattgTCTAGAACATGCTTACGAACTACAACTAAGTTTGTTTGTGGACTTTATGTAATAATTGAGTACACTAAACACTGCGGAGCATGAAGGAGTTAGAGATTGTAGAGAGAAATAGACATATGAGAGAACTAGATCGGGGTAACTACCAGCAGAAAATGGCCAGGCTGCATGGCTTGAGGGAATAAGGGGTTGTAGACGAGATGAATATGAGATAACTTTGGAAAAGAAATATACTAGTTCCACTGTCTTCCTTCTTTGAGATCACACACATGATCATCCATAAGGACTACTTAAACTCCTTGCTGAGTCGAATCCAACTTCTGGATTGACAGGGACTAGCGCCTAAAAGACTCGTCCTGGAAAAAGATGCGTACCAGAGTAACCATTCTACTACTGACACATCAGGATTCTACTTTCTAATTCAATAGACTCTATCTGTAAAACAGTTTTGAAATCACATTTTTGTTGTTATTCCTGGACTACGTCTCAACAACAACCCCCTGGATGTCTTAAAGACCAGACTCTAGTGTTGACCCCATCCTGCCAGAGCACACATGTGCGTCCACGATCAATGTGCCCAAGACATAAAAATACGGAAATGCCTTGTGTATGACCAAACTCAGGCACGTTTTCCAGTGATGTGATTCCATTGCCCCACATACTGACTGAGTGCAAATATGGATCTTGTCATATGAAACCGTTGTATGACACCACACCGCAGTGTGAGCCCTTAGATTGCAGTGGACCTAACTGGCCAAGTATAAACATGTACAAGTGTAGAAATTATGCAACGAAAACCTAcgcaagaaaaatatattaggATAATACGTAGATGTTAAGAGCAACTCACAAGTCCCAATTGCAAATGGATCTGATAAGGAATGTACATATTTTCTGATAAGTATAATATGATAACTAGCAAAAAGGATAGTAAGATTGAGCAGATTTTTAGCTCCTGAATGCAGTTTCAAACCAAATATAGCACTTTCGAGGTTTGAAAATTTCCGAGCAAACACCTAGATGTACAGTATGCAATGATATAATAATGCATATGTAACTTttgtgaaaaatatatatttgtttttggtAAAAAAACAGTAAGGTAAGCCATCCTAATTGACGCAATGGAATTATTAACTAGATCAGGAAAAAGTGAGCAAAATGCAACAATATACCTTGGTGTATTTTTCTACTGCAGCAAGAAAATCTGTATTCGTGTACGCCTCACAGGCTTCTGATTTTGTAATAGCAAGCATCACTTCCTAAATAATGAGAAAGCATCACTTCCTAAATAatgagaaaaaacaaatgacaTAAAGATTCAGTGTCACACCTACTCCGTTCATGTTCCATGGAAACAGATATAACTTCAAACATGAATTAGTGCAAGATGTAACTCCATACTACAAACTCAGCAGTTGGTAAAACTGTTTATGAAGTGTCTGTCCCAGaaagaatagaaaaaaaactcaatcTCAGCAGTTGGTAAAACAGTTTGATTTGTTTCACTTCCACACATTGTTACTGTCCTACAAACTACTATAAACTGATAGCAGTTGGtagtttgatttttttgcaCTTACACGAATTTTAACCATCCCACTAATCTACAAGTTATTAATCCATCTTGCATTCCCTTCAGaatatatacaaatccaagtcactaatctacggacggagggagtattattattCCCTCATAGCCAGCTTTAGCATAAACTTGTATAGTCACTCTTAAATGGTATTCTCCACCAAATTGGTGAAAATCAGCATTGGGGATAACCCTGTTGAGGTTTAAAGAGACAGAAGAGTTCACAACACGTGACTGTTATCCCGCCAATACACATAGGCATGACAAATAAGAATAATCCATATAGCTTGCTAGAAACTTAGATGAATATGCTGTCAAAAAGGGACATAGTTTACTGAGAAAAGATCAAGGTATTCACAATTCTTTTCACCGACCATATTACTCCCAAATGACTTACCATGCACCACAATAAATGAATACTATGCGAGTAATGTGACATATTCTCTTTTCACTGGCTCATAGCTAACAAACTCCTGCACTAAGACGATTAGCATACTTAACATTCATGATCGATATAATTTCTGAGCAACCAAACTGCAATTCATTTCAGGAACAAGGTAGAGTGAGGTGTATGGTTCAACTTCAAAGCATCTTGTTTTCAAGTTGGAATAATGAATTGCAGAAACCACAACTTAGGGATGTCTGACATCTCTACCACAAAGCCTAATGGATAACATGCACACTCAAGCCATTGATATAAatataacaatggtgttctaaGTAATACCTTTGATGGGAGTACTGGTTTAGCATAGCTAACAATTCCATCAACACTCCAATCACTGACACTAGGAATACGAGAAGTGACCGGAAATAGGATTTCAACATCTTTCCGTGTACTGTAACAGGCAGCAATTTCTACAGGAGTGCGTCCAAACTGTTAACATAACACGAAGGCTTAAAATCACTTATATATTTGCTCAAGGAAAAAAGTAAAGGACAGCTAGATGTTGCAAGGTATAGACAAGCGTTCAGAAAATCACACTTTCTAGGATGTGACGGTTGTGTCCTTCACGTCAATGATACAATTTATTTTGCCACAATTTTAGCATATCATCTTCCATTTTTCTTGGTGTCTCCTTGAGTGAGTGGGCCACGATGGTCAGTTCTTAAAAGATGAACTTTTCTGAAATTATAATGTATTagtgtgattttgtgaaacTACTGCAACAAAGTGCCCTTGATAGTTTGGCAAGAAAAAGTGTATTTTCCAGAACTTACACTAGAAAGTAAAAAGAATTGTTCAAagtttttcctcaaaaaaaaaatttgttcaaagttGCAACTCTAAGGCTAGTAATTcctatctactccctccatccatattaagatacatgcgtatctagacaaagttgggACACCTAATATGGGGTGGAAGGAGTAGTATATGTCAAAACCTATAGCCATCACATGTACCTCCAAAAAATCAAACAGAACAACAAGAGACAGGTAATGAATTCAAAATGTAGCCTTTTTATTTCATGTTTCCAAACAATATTTCTAAATGTATTCCACTAGCCTAGGATAATGttaaggaaaaacaaaattaaattttgCATCTGCGCACATAAAATTTGCAGTTCAGTTGAAATTCATAGGTGGAAACCCAAAAACGTTAAACTGAAGATGCCTCATGAGGTATGGGAGAGAACATCCATGCAGCAGCAAAGTAGATAAGCTTACACTGTCATGAACATTAGGATCTGCACCAGCCAGAACTAAGCACTTCAGGATGTCAGTTAAGCCAATTCCAGCAGCAACAATTAAGGGTGTTTCAAACCcaacacaattcacatcagcACCAGCCTaacaataaaaatatattatatggTTATTAATATCATAACTATTTCAGGAAAATAACAGAAATTCAATACAGTAAGTCCTTTTAGATTAGTATAGAAGCTCATACAGTTGATGTATAAAGAGGCATACCTCAAGCAGGAGTTTCACACATTTCAGTGAGCGCGCATCAATAGCACAAACAAGAGGTGTGCAATCACCAAAATTTATCTTGTTATGCTGTTGAAAGATTGAGACAAATCAGAAATCCCATTTAACTGCAGTCAACATACAAATTAAAGCGGGTGGAGTGGGGGTGAAG includes:
- the LOC100822039 gene encoding ankyrin-1 isoform X1; amino-acid sequence: MAPPPVPPASTSRLPSQCSPRNPNSNLNSVLQDILLDLEDIFLKAVYNGDLRLVKKMVRALDDGEGRIAQKMGAVKHSSFGIGVLHFAALGRSLPMCRYLVEDLRMDVDDICPAGETPLTFAIGFENVDVVRYLLNHDADTEKLNEDGLTPLYVAAAIGQCEIVEVLLSKGAHIDALSTGETALHAAAHGRHDNVVKILLDHCADHNKINFGDCTPLVCAIDARSLKCVKLLLEAGADVNCVGFETPLIVAAGIGLTDILKCLVLAGADPNVHDSFGRTPVEIAACYSTRKDVEILFPVTSRIPSVSDWSVDGIVSYAKPVLPSKEVMLAITKSEACEAYTNTDFLAAVEKYTKLDEGQKALKDAEACRRMRPDWPKACHLQGIALMLLKDYEKACSALLDGLKLDPWNDHIEDDLRQAMQFLQMRHILKRSKVKDI
- the LOC100822039 gene encoding ankyrin repeat and SOCS box protein 3 isoform X2, with protein sequence MAPPPVPPASTSRLPSQCSPRNPNSNLNSVLQDILLDLEDIFLKAVYNGDLRLVKKMVRALDDGEGRIAQKMGAVKHSSFGIGVLHFAALGRSLPMCRYLVEDLRMDVDDICPAGQCEIVEVLLSKGAHIDALSTGETALHAAAHGRHDNVVKILLDHCADHNKINFGDCTPLVCAIDARSLKCVKLLLEAGADVNCVGFETPLIVAAGIGLTDILKCLVLAGADPNVHDSFGRTPVEIAACYSTRKDVEILFPVTSRIPSVSDWSVDGIVSYAKPVLPSKEVMLAITKSEACEAYTNTDFLAAVEKYTKLDEGQKALKDAEACRRMRPDWPKACHLQGIALMLLKDYEKACSALLDGLKLDPWNDHIEDDLRQAMQFLQMRHILKRSKVKDI